GCTCCGGGTGAGGGCGGCCTTGGCCTCGATGTCCAACCCGGTGAGGACGAACACCACCTCGTTGCGCCAGCCGCCGAGCCGGTTCAGGCCGGCCTTCAGGGTGGGCGGCGGGGCCTCTCCGCGGACCCCGCTGATCCGGACCCGGTCCGGCCCGTCCCCGGTGAGCCGCAGGGTGTCCAGCCTGGCCGTCACGTCGGGGCCGGCGTAGCGGGCGCCGGCCGTCTCGTACAGCAGCTGCGCGGTGACCGTCCCGGTGGTGACGGCGCCGCCGGTGCCGGGGTGCTTGGTGATCACGCTGCTGCCGTCGGCCTCCAGCTCGGCGATCGGGAAGCCCGGCCGGCGCAGGTCGTGCTCGAGGAAGAAGGCGTAGTTGCCACCGGTCGCCTGCGCCCCGCACTCCAGCACATGGCCGGCCACCACCGCCCCGGCGAGCGCGTCCAAGTCTCCCGGCCCCCAGCCGAAGTGGGCGGCCGCCGGGCCGGCGACCAGCGCGGCGTCGGTGACCCGGCCGGTGACCACCACGTCGGCACCGGCCCGCAGGCACTCGGCGATGCCGAAGGCGCCGAGGTAGGCGTTGGCCGCGAGCAGCCCTCCGGGGAGGCCCAATTCCGCCGCCCTGGGCAGCAGATCGTCCCCCTCGACGTGCCCGACCCGGACGGTGAGCCCCTGGTCGGCGGCGAGTTCGCGCAGCGCCCCGGCGAGCCGGGCGGGATTGAGTCCGCCGGCGTTGACCACGATCTTCACACCCCGGTCGAGGGCCAGCGCGAGGGACTTCTCCATCTGCCGCAGGAAGGTCTTGGCGTACCCCAGAGCCGGATCCTTGGCGCGGTCGCGGGCCAGGATCAGCATGGTGAGCTCGGCGAGGTAGTCGCCGGTCAGGACGTCCAACGGGCCGTCGCCGAGCATCTCGTGGACGGCCTCGAAGCGGTCGCCGTAGAAGCCCGAAGCATTGCCGATCCGCAGCACCGTGACGCCTCCCCTGCCGTGCCGGTTGCCTTCGGGCAGCAGCGTGGCACCGGCCCTCGGAAAAAGCAAGCATGCATGCTTGTTTCGTCGTCGATGATCGTTCGGCAACGGTCAGCTGCTGCGACCAGGCGGTGCTGGAAGAGCAGGGCCAGGGCCTGCCGGTCGAAGCTGTGTCCGTTGCGGGTGGCCGATGTGGCAATCCAGCTGACGCAGGCACCCGCACGACCTGCAGACAAGCCCGCCGACTACGGCTCCAAGTCACAGCTGCCGGCCGGTGTTCTGCGATCACGGACGCCGTACGCCGCTCCTTCGGGACAGCCACCCACTGCGCCGATCTCGATACACACCGGCAGCCGGACTGCTACTGGACCGGTCCGGCCAGCATCTCGATCGGGCCCAGGTCCGGATCGGGCTTGCGGGTGAGGCTCGCCAGCTCCTCGGGCGGTTCACTCCCGTCCCTGACGATCGTCACGTAGCCCTTGGCCTCCTGCACGCTCATCCGCGGGGCCTGCCTGCGCAGGTGCTGCATGGCGGCAGCCGTCCCGACGGAGTTCGCGAGGTGCCGGACGGCTGCGGCGAGGGGGTCGGGCACCCTGATGCTCTTGACCTGCCAGAGGTAGTCCTCCTCCCAGTCATCGGTCCAGCGGCTGCCGGGAACGAAGTGGATGCTCCCGTCCTCTCGGTCGACCAGGAGAGGGCCACCGAGGAGGTTCCCGCGCAGAGCCGGGTTACGGGCCCCCTCCGCCGAGGTCCAGTGGCAGAGCCAACCGACCGACCGCTCCTCGACGGCGTAGACGGCCAGCTCAGGAATCAACCTGGCCCATCCCCAGGTCGGCCGCTCCCGCGCCAGCAGGGATTCGACCAGCTCGACCGCT
The sequence above is a segment of the Kitasatospora sp. NBC_00240 genome. Coding sequences within it:
- a CDS encoding acyclic terpene utilization AtuA family protein yields the protein MLRIGNASGFYGDRFEAVHEMLGDGPLDVLTGDYLAELTMLILARDRAKDPALGYAKTFLRQMEKSLALALDRGVKIVVNAGGLNPARLAGALRELAADQGLTVRVGHVEGDDLLPRAAELGLPGGLLAANAYLGAFGIAECLRAGADVVVTGRVTDAALVAGPAAAHFGWGPGDLDALAGAVVAGHVLECGAQATGGNYAFFLEHDLRRPGFPIAELEADGSSVITKHPGTGGAVTTGTVTAQLLYETAGARYAGPDVTARLDTLRLTGDGPDRVRISGVRGEAPPPTLKAGLNRLGGWRNEVVFVLTGLDIEAKAALTRSQLEQELEAARPTELRWTLARTDHPDAPGEEEASALLRLTVRDRDREKVGRRVGSAAVGLALAGYPGFHLTAPPGPGAPYGVFEAAYVDPATVEHTAVHPDGTRAVVPPAPVTRALEPLAVPPLPPPPAAGPTRRAPLGRVAGARSGDKGGDANLGVWARDEEGWRWLAHTLTVQRLRELLPEVAELPVTRHLLPNLWAVNFTVRGLLGEGVAAQVRFDPQAKALGEWLRSRHLDIPEALL
- a CDS encoding YrhB domain-containing protein, encoding MISEERAVELVESLLARERPTWGWARLIPELAVYAVEERSVGWLCHWTSAEGARNPALRGNLLGGPLLVDREDGSIHFVPGSRWTDDWEEDYLWQVKSIRVPDPLAAAVRHLANSVGTAAAMQHLRRQAPRMSVQEAKGYVTIVRDGSEPPEELASLTRKPDPDLGPIEMLAGPVQ